From Kingella potus, a single genomic window includes:
- the cysI gene encoding assimilatory sulfite reductase (NADPH) hemoprotein subunit, with protein MTDTTAADPRAKLPDAPLSDNERLKGQSRHLRGSIAEDLGDGLTGGFNGDNFQLIRFHGMYEQDDRDIRAERLEQKLEPNKNVMLRCRLPGGIIRPAQWLGIDEFAGEHTAYGTIRLTNRQTFQFHGVLKQNIKPMHQWLHKLGLDSIATAGDVNRNVLCTSNPVESRLHREAYEWAKKISEHLLPKTRAYAEIWLDGEKVESTATTAPAALPDSVRSGDATEPVLGANYLPRKFKTTVVIPPHNDVDLHANDLNFVAIEENGRLAGFNVLVGGGLSMEHGNRKTYPNTAREFGFVGLDKVLDCAAAVVSVQRDWGNRSDRKNAKTRYTIERVGEQTFIAEVERRMGAKFQALRPYTFTTRGDRIGWVEGEDKKWHLTLFIENGRIADYLGRPLKTGMREIAKIHKGDFRLTANQNLIVAGVSARDKAKIERIARAHGLISDGITRQRENSMACVALPTCPLAMAEAERFLPAFVGHVDGIMAAHGLTGEHIVLRVNGCPNGCGRTMLAEIGLVGKAPGRYNLYTGGNREGTRIPRLYKENITEPEILEILATWIADWAQHRNPEEGFGDFAVRSGITVPVLDAPRDFWAAA; from the coding sequence ATGACCGATACCACCGCAGCCGATCCCCGCGCCAAACTGCCCGACGCGCCCCTCTCCGACAACGAACGCCTTAAAGGCCAAAGCCGCCACCTGCGCGGCAGCATTGCCGAAGATCTCGGCGACGGCCTTACCGGCGGCTTCAACGGCGACAACTTCCAACTCATCCGCTTCCACGGCATGTACGAACAGGACGACCGCGACATCCGCGCCGAACGCCTGGAACAAAAACTCGAGCCCAACAAAAACGTCATGCTGCGCTGCCGCCTGCCCGGCGGCATCATCCGCCCCGCGCAATGGCTGGGCATAGACGAATTTGCCGGCGAACACACCGCCTACGGCACCATCCGCCTGACCAACCGCCAAACCTTCCAATTCCACGGCGTATTGAAGCAAAACATCAAACCCATGCACCAATGGCTGCACAAACTCGGCCTCGACTCCATCGCCACCGCCGGCGACGTAAACCGCAACGTCCTGTGCACCAGCAACCCCGTAGAAAGCCGCCTGCACCGCGAAGCCTACGAATGGGCGAAAAAAATCAGCGAACACCTGCTGCCCAAAACCCGCGCCTACGCCGAAATCTGGCTCGACGGCGAAAAAGTCGAATCCACCGCAACCACCGCCCCCGCCGCCCTGCCCGACAGCGTCCGCAGCGGCGATGCCACCGAACCCGTCCTCGGCGCAAACTACCTGCCGCGCAAATTCAAAACCACCGTCGTCATCCCCCCGCACAACGACGTAGACCTGCACGCCAACGACCTCAACTTCGTCGCCATCGAAGAAAACGGCCGCCTCGCCGGCTTCAACGTCCTCGTCGGCGGCGGCCTCTCGATGGAACACGGCAACCGCAAAACCTACCCCAACACCGCCCGCGAATTCGGCTTCGTCGGCCTCGACAAAGTGCTCGACTGCGCCGCCGCCGTCGTCTCCGTCCAACGCGACTGGGGCAACAGGAGCGACCGCAAAAACGCCAAAACCCGCTACACCATCGAGCGCGTCGGCGAACAAACCTTCATCGCCGAAGTCGAACGCCGCATGGGCGCAAAATTCCAAGCCCTGCGCCCCTACACATTCACCACGCGCGGCGACCGCATCGGCTGGGTCGAAGGCGAAGACAAAAAATGGCACCTTACCCTGTTTATCGAAAACGGCCGCATCGCCGACTACCTAGGCCGCCCCCTCAAAACCGGCATGCGCGAAATCGCCAAAATCCACAAAGGCGACTTCCGCCTCACCGCCAACCAAAACCTCATCGTTGCCGGCGTATCTGCCCGCGACAAAGCCAAAATCGAACGCATCGCCCGCGCCCACGGCCTGATAAGCGACGGCATCACCCGCCAGCGCGAAAACAGCATGGCCTGCGTCGCCCTGCCCACCTGCCCGCTGGCCATGGCCGAAGCCGAACGCTTCCTGCCCGCCTTCGTCGGCCATGTGGACGGAATCATGGCCGCCCACGGCCTCACCGGCGAACACATCGTCCTGCGCGTAAACGGCTGCCCCAACGGCTGCGGCCGCACCATGCTGGCCGAAATCGGCTTAGTCGGCAAAGCCCCGGGCCGCTACAACCTCTACACCGGCGGCAACCGCGAAGGCACACGCATCCCCCGCCTCTATAAAGAAAACATCACCGAACCCGAAATTCTGGAAATCCTCGCCACTTGGATAGCCGACTGGGCGCAGCACCGTAATCCGGAAGAAGGCTTCGGCGACTTCGCCGTCCGCAGCGGCATCACCGTCCCCGTCCTCGACGCACCGCGCGACTTCTGGGCAGCCGCCTGA
- a CDS encoding ABC transporter ATP-binding protein/permease — MRTLLLTQTAQKWQTELAASPLWLVQTLCGILVCTLIAVFLLGRTRFGREFWQVLKPCLSRSGAAKAAAVVVLMVVLLLTEVRLYVLNTFLYSSAYSAMQDKLAAVFWTAVFTNAALMLIRSVNLIINDFLDQALAIKWAEQLNRVLTENWLAGKNYYRLQMRRDAPDNIDQRIQMDAQDFITSTITFLRGMLNSIISTIEFTVVLWGLAGILPVFGIEIPHGIVFLVYAAILTATALAMWIGRPLIRSNYENERLNGDYRYSLVRIRDHSESIAFYNGEWQEERQLADRFRAIIANRWRIARQSVALSGFNDVFSQIMQLLPLMLQAPRLFAGLIKIGDVQQTVQSFARLQKSMSFFRNFYKDFTVYRARLERLSGFMDSMAETRPARRPQETEISDGLILDRVSLQRGDGETLLANVSFTARPGDALLIQGPSGCGKTSLLRTLAGLWPFGSSGSISRPPHEKIMFVPQKAYMPQGTLLQSVCYPDPPADPDSVAAALAACRLAHLAPLLHTADNWQQRLSPGELQRIAFARILLARPAAVLLDEATSALDEPTEALLYQTIRRELPHSIIVSIGHRNTLAAFHNLALWVGTGGTPDTPAPKAV, encoded by the coding sequence ATGCGCACACTTCTGCTTACCCAAACCGCCCAAAAATGGCAGACCGAGCTGGCCGCTTCGCCCCTGTGGCTGGTGCAAACCCTCTGCGGCATCCTCGTCTGCACCCTCATTGCCGTTTTCCTGCTCGGACGCACCCGCTTCGGCCGCGAATTTTGGCAGGTGCTCAAACCCTGCCTGAGCAGAAGCGGAGCTGCCAAAGCGGCGGCCGTGGTCGTGCTGATGGTGGTGCTGCTGCTGACCGAAGTGCGGCTCTACGTTCTCAACACCTTCCTGTACAGCAGCGCGTACAGCGCGATGCAGGACAAACTCGCCGCCGTTTTCTGGACGGCCGTGTTTACCAATGCCGCCCTCATGCTCATCCGCTCGGTCAACCTCATCATCAACGACTTCCTCGACCAGGCACTCGCCATCAAATGGGCCGAACAGCTCAACCGCGTCCTCACCGAAAACTGGCTGGCCGGCAAAAACTACTACCGCCTGCAAATGCGCCGCGACGCGCCCGACAACATCGACCAGCGTATCCAGATGGACGCGCAGGACTTCATCACCTCCACCATCACCTTCCTGCGCGGTATGCTCAACTCGATTATCTCCACCATCGAATTTACCGTCGTACTGTGGGGGCTGGCCGGCATCCTGCCCGTATTCGGCATCGAAATCCCGCACGGCATCGTCTTCCTCGTTTACGCCGCCATCCTCACCGCCACCGCCCTTGCCATGTGGATAGGCCGCCCCCTCATCCGCTCCAACTACGAAAACGAACGCCTCAACGGCGACTACCGCTATTCCCTCGTCCGCATCCGCGACCACTCCGAAAGCATCGCCTTCTACAACGGCGAATGGCAGGAAGAACGGCAGCTTGCCGACCGCTTCCGCGCCATCATCGCCAACCGCTGGCGCATCGCCCGCCAAAGCGTCGCCCTCAGCGGCTTCAACGACGTATTCAGCCAAATCATGCAGCTTCTGCCCCTCATGCTCCAAGCCCCCCGCCTCTTTGCCGGCCTCATCAAAATCGGCGACGTGCAGCAAACCGTCCAATCCTTTGCCCGCCTGCAAAAATCCATGTCCTTCTTCCGCAACTTCTACAAAGATTTCACCGTTTACCGCGCCCGTCTCGAACGCCTTTCCGGCTTTATGGACAGCATGGCCGAAACCCGTCCCGCCCGCCGCCCGCAGGAAACCGAAATTTCAGACGGCCTCATCCTAGACAGAGTCAGCCTCCAACGCGGCGACGGCGAAACCCTGCTGGCCAACGTCAGCTTCACCGCCCGCCCCGGCGACGCACTCCTCATACAAGGCCCCAGCGGCTGCGGCAAAACCTCCCTCCTGCGCACCCTCGCCGGCCTCTGGCCCTTCGGCAGCAGCGGCAGCATCTCCCGCCCGCCGCACGAAAAAATCATGTTTGTCCCGCAAAAAGCCTATATGCCGCAGGGCACGCTCCTCCAATCCGTCTGCTACCCCGATCCCCCTGCCGATCCCGACAGCGTAGCCGCCGCCCTCGCCGCCTGCCGCCTTGCCCATCTCGCCCCCCTGCTCCACACCGCCGACAACTGGCAGCAGCGGCTCTCCCCCGGCGAGCTCCAACGCATCGCCTTCGCCCGCATCCTCCTCGCCCGCCCCGCCGCCGTCCTTCTCGACGAAGCCACCTCCGCGCTGGACGAACCCACCGAAGCCCTCCTCTATCAAACCATACGCCGCGAACTGCCCCACAGCATCATCGTCAGCATCGGCCACCGCAACACCCTCGCCGCCTTCCACAACCTCGCCCTCTGGGTCGGCACCGGCGGCACACCCGACACCCCCGCGCCCAAGGCCGTCTGA
- the aroC gene encoding chorismate synthase, producing the protein MAGNTFGQLFTVTTFGESHGAGLGCIIDGCPPGLEIGEADIQADLDRRKPGTSRHVTQRREDDRVEILSGVFEGKTTGTPIALLIRNTDQRSKDYGAIAQQFRPGHADYTYWHKYGIRDYRGGGRSSARETAARVAAGAVAKKWLRQTFGIEILAHVTQIGEKKIAFEGYGHIARNPFFAANHSQIAELENYMDSIRKALDSVGARLALEARNVPVGWGEPVFGRLDADLACALMGINAVKAVAIGDGFDAVAQRGSVHSDELTPEGFASNHSGGILGGISTGQTIRAEFAVKPTSSIATPRRSIDIQGEAVTIATHGRHDPCVGLRAAPIAEAMAALVLIDHALRHRAQNTGVEVFTPDIERR; encoded by the coding sequence ATGGCAGGCAACACCTTCGGACAACTCTTCACCGTAACCACCTTCGGCGAAAGCCACGGCGCAGGCTTGGGCTGCATCATCGACGGCTGCCCGCCCGGACTCGAAATCGGCGAAGCCGACATCCAGGCCGATTTGGACAGGCGCAAACCCGGCACCAGCCGCCACGTTACCCAACGCCGCGAAGACGACCGCGTAGAAATCCTCTCGGGCGTATTCGAAGGCAAAACCACCGGCACACCGATTGCGCTTTTAATCCGCAACACCGACCAGCGCAGCAAAGACTACGGCGCAATCGCGCAGCAGTTCCGCCCCGGCCACGCCGACTACACCTACTGGCACAAATACGGCATCCGCGACTACCGTGGCGGCGGCCGCTCCTCCGCCCGGGAAACCGCCGCCCGCGTTGCCGCCGGAGCCGTCGCCAAAAAATGGCTGCGCCAAACATTCGGCATCGAAATCCTCGCCCACGTTACCCAAATCGGCGAGAAGAAAATCGCCTTCGAAGGCTACGGACACATCGCCCGCAACCCCTTCTTCGCCGCCAACCACAGCCAGATCGCCGAGCTGGAAAACTATATGGACAGCATCCGCAAAGCCCTGGATTCCGTCGGCGCGCGCCTGGCCCTGGAAGCACGCAACGTTCCCGTCGGCTGGGGCGAGCCCGTATTCGGCCGCCTCGATGCCGACCTCGCCTGCGCCCTGATGGGCATCAACGCCGTCAAAGCTGTGGCCATCGGCGACGGCTTTGACGCAGTAGCGCAGCGCGGCAGCGTCCACAGCGACGAACTCACCCCCGAAGGCTTCGCCTCCAACCACTCCGGCGGCATCCTCGGCGGCATCTCCACCGGCCAGACCATCCGCGCCGAATTTGCCGTCAAGCCCACCAGCTCCATCGCCACACCGCGCCGCAGCATCGACATCCAAGGCGAAGCCGTAACCATCGCCACCCACGGCCGCCACGACCCCTGCGTCGGCCTGCGCGCCGCCCCCATTGCCGAAGCCATGGCCGCCCTCGTCCTCATCGACCACGCCCTGCGCCACCGCGCCCAAAACACCGGCGTGGAAGTATTCACACCCGACATCGAACGCCGCTGA
- the tehB gene encoding SAM-dependent methyltransferase TehB, with amino-acid sequence MNPDLICYKQMPVWHAADIPAAFLARHNTQEGTWGKLRVLTGRLKFHLLDGQDNILSTAEITPESGVHTIEPQQWHKIEALSGDLAMQLEFHCDKADYFHKKYGMTATHSAVKAAAARVPPCKALDLGCGQGRNALYLALKGFEVTAADQNPAPLYALSDLAAQENLPVQPVSYDINTAALEGQYGFIAATVVFMFLRPERIPAIIADMQAHTLPGGFNLIVSAMDTPDFPCPMPFPFKFKENELRGHYAGWEMAEYNEELGAMHATDSAGNPIRFKFVTMLAKKPG; translated from the coding sequence ATGAATCCCGATTTAATCTGCTACAAACAAATGCCCGTTTGGCACGCCGCCGACATCCCCGCCGCCTTCCTCGCCCGCCACAACACCCAAGAAGGCACATGGGGCAAACTGCGCGTCCTGACAGGCCGTCTGAAATTCCATCTGCTCGACGGACAAGACAATATTCTCTCCACCGCCGAAATTACCCCCGAATCCGGCGTACACACCATAGAGCCGCAGCAATGGCACAAAATCGAAGCCCTTAGCGGCGACCTTGCCATGCAGCTCGAATTCCACTGCGACAAAGCCGACTACTTCCACAAAAAATACGGCATGACCGCCACCCATTCCGCCGTAAAAGCCGCCGCCGCCCGCGTTCCGCCTTGCAAAGCACTGGACTTGGGCTGCGGACAAGGCCGCAACGCCCTCTATCTCGCCCTCAAAGGCTTCGAGGTAACCGCCGCCGACCAAAACCCCGCCCCGCTCTACGCCCTGTCCGACCTCGCCGCACAGGAAAACCTGCCCGTACAGCCCGTGTCCTACGACATCAACACCGCCGCCCTCGAAGGACAATACGGCTTCATCGCCGCCACCGTCGTCTTCATGTTTCTCCGTCCCGAACGCATCCCCGCCATCATCGCCGACATGCAGGCACACACCCTCCCCGGCGGCTTCAACCTCATCGTTTCCGCCATGGACACCCCCGACTTCCCCTGCCCCATGCCCTTCCCGTTCAAATTCAAAGAAAACGAACTGCGCGGCCACTATGCAGGCTGGGAAATGGCCGAATACAACGAAGAATTGGGCGCAATGCACGCCACCGACAGCGCAGGCAACCCCATCCGCTTCAAATTCGTTACCATGCTGGCGAAAAAGCCCGGATAA
- a CDS encoding DUF1266 domain-containing protein has product MSLKNKLYARQWGFIKPLLAAVILLGLWLAGVVTPEKTGVPGWLFYIVLAIVVLFAVFKTFWGVVCILSAKENARGKCAFALLHNKNPQVKTENAAEQYALLATTFYEASEICFGSAKDLAGFAADPNYLPPQKFDEQGDYRGDSQYVNSIEGMLHLDKKDAEYRLAQPLAASWGITNGEEALEQMNALWASAQESANAPAGQDLQQTVRDFGFAYDGAAADTSGFHVVRFIWVARSAFTLGYVNEETVRGALATAAAFIAQHYADWRQFAFSYLLGYAQWSVSQGLGAMSYSLFVERVNAVSQALDSQTSPLHGTSLDALREALKQ; this is encoded by the coding sequence ATGAGCTTGAAAAACAAACTGTATGCCCGGCAATGGGGCTTTATCAAACCGCTGTTGGCGGCGGTGATTTTGCTGGGCTTGTGGCTGGCAGGCGTGGTTACGCCTGAAAAAACCGGCGTGCCGGGCTGGCTGTTTTATATCGTGCTGGCTATTGTGGTGCTGTTTGCCGTGTTTAAAACGTTTTGGGGCGTGGTGTGCATTTTGTCGGCAAAGGAAAATGCGCGCGGCAAATGCGCCTTTGCCTTGCTGCACAATAAAAATCCGCAAGTGAAAACGGAAAACGCGGCGGAGCAATACGCGCTGCTGGCAACCACGTTTTACGAAGCCAGCGAAATTTGTTTCGGTTCGGCAAAAGATTTGGCGGGCTTTGCTGCCGACCCCAATTATCTGCCGCCGCAAAAATTTGACGAGCAAGGCGATTACCGAGGTGATTCGCAATATGTCAATTCCATCGAAGGGATGCTCCATCTGGACAAAAAAGACGCGGAATACCGCTTGGCACAGCCGCTGGCAGCCAGTTGGGGCATTACCAATGGCGAAGAGGCGTTGGAGCAGATGAATGCGCTGTGGGCATCGGCGCAGGAAAGCGCAAACGCCCCAGCCGGCCAAGATTTGCAGCAAACCGTGCGCGATTTTGGTTTCGCCTACGATGGCGCAGCGGCGGACACTTCGGGCTTTCATGTCGTGCGCTTTATTTGGGTGGCGCGTTCGGCGTTTACGCTGGGCTATGTGAACGAAGAAACCGTGCGCGGTGCGCTGGCAACGGCGGCGGCATTTATCGCGCAGCATTATGCCGATTGGCGGCAGTTTGCGTTTTCGTATCTGCTGGGCTACGCGCAATGGTCAGTTTCGCAGGGGCTGGGTGCAATGTCGTACAGCCTTTTTGTGGAACGGGTTAACGCAGTCAGTCAGGCATTGGACAGCCAAACCAGCCCGCTGCACGGCACATCGTTGGACGCTTTGCGTGAGGCCTTGAAACAATAA
- a CDS encoding CPBP family intramembrane glutamic endopeptidase has product MNPLRYRPTLFFTLCMLVPWPLWFAAACISRQNPSPAMLQAEAALGITGLIAPALITAGLILPNQQLRADAAKRLLRTGGFPKRYFAAALLLLPVSMVLAQLVSLLFGYSAEQFHISGRPSFSSAVLSPWFVLTFAAAAEELAWHGYGTDALLSRFSLFGTSLLFTVYWALWHLPLGFIQGYYHSEVLAEGALYTANFVLSMIAFVLLGNWLYLKSGRSILLAVLFHLSANVGNEIFATHPDSKVIQTGMLLAVCAWLLCRERVLFFAKPPKPA; this is encoded by the coding sequence ATGAATCCGTTGCGCTACCGCCCCACCCTTTTTTTCACTCTGTGTATGCTGGTTCCGTGGCCGCTGTGGTTTGCCGCAGCCTGCATCAGCCGTCAAAACCCGTCGCCCGCCATGTTGCAGGCCGAAGCCGCGCTGGGCATTACCGGCCTGATTGCGCCCGCGCTGATTACCGCCGGCCTGATTCTGCCCAATCAGCAGCTACGCGCCGATGCGGCAAAACGGCTGCTGCGCACGGGTGGCTTCCCCAAACGCTATTTTGCCGCCGCATTGCTGCTGCTGCCTGTCTCTATGGTTTTGGCGCAGCTTGTTTCGCTGCTGTTCGGCTACAGCGCGGAGCAGTTTCATATTTCGGGCAGACCGTCGTTTTCTTCCGCCGTGCTTTCGCCGTGGTTTGTGCTGACCTTTGCCGCCGCCGCCGAAGAGCTGGCCTGGCACGGCTACGGCACGGACGCGCTGCTGTCGCGTTTCAGCCTGTTCGGCACATCGCTGCTGTTTACCGTGTATTGGGCTTTATGGCATCTGCCGCTGGGCTTTATCCAGGGCTATTACCATAGCGAAGTGCTGGCGGAGGGTGCGCTGTACACCGCCAATTTCGTGCTGAGCATGATCGCATTTGTGCTGCTGGGCAACTGGCTGTATCTGAAAAGCGGCCGCAGCATCCTGCTGGCGGTGTTGTTCCATCTCTCGGCCAACGTGGGCAACGAAATCTTCGCCACCCATCCCGACAGCAAAGTCATCCAAACCGGTATGCTGCTGGCCGTATGCGCATGGCTGCTGTGCCGCGAGCGGGTGCTGTTTTTCGCCAAACCGCCAAAACCGGCGTAA
- a CDS encoding DUF1853 family protein, which yields MNYALDALWWRLADPRVRDLAAVLTAPAPWRSGCEIPVRTLLGAHGFRYLLALDDNPAPLAAHLADETPHGGRLGRYAESLLAFWLEHAPHSRLIARNVLVADGADTLGEMDFTAEIDGRLYHIELACKYYGAADGSPERLAGLNPCDRLRDKAAKLQKQLARAQDGAGRQALAAAGAAGVPQSGSVLRGILFAAQGTVWQPPLNPTGWHGLYFDEWPSETPFSDGLRYACLPRLSYLAPARLPEAQTREWAQIRMQEHGLFAALERRPDGFWHETGRMMKRGVQAAA from the coding sequence ATGAACTACGCCCTTGATGCCCTTTGGTGGCGGCTTGCCGATCCGCGCGTGCGCGATCTTGCCGCAGTCCTGACCGCTCCCGCCCCGTGGCGGAGCGGCTGCGAAATACCCGTGCGCACGCTGCTGGGGGCGCATGGTTTCCGTTATCTGCTTGCTTTGGACGACAATCCCGCCCCGCTTGCCGCCCATTTGGCGGATGAAACTCCGCATGGAGGCCGTCTCGGCCGCTACGCCGAAAGCCTGCTTGCTTTTTGGCTGGAACATGCCCCGCACAGCCGCCTGATCGCCCGCAATGTCCTTGTTGCCGACGGTGCGGACACTTTGGGCGAGATGGATTTTACCGCCGAGATCGACGGCAGGCTTTACCACATCGAGCTGGCCTGCAAATACTACGGTGCGGCAGACGGCTCTCCGGAGCGGTTGGCAGGCTTAAATCCGTGCGACCGCCTGCGGGACAAAGCCGCGAAGCTGCAAAAGCAGCTTGCCCGGGCGCAGGACGGGGCAGGGCGGCAGGCTTTGGCCGCAGCGGGCGCGGCGGGCGTGCCGCAGAGCGGCAGCGTGCTGCGCGGCATTCTGTTTGCGGCGCAAGGCACGGTTTGGCAGCCGCCGCTGAATCCGACGGGCTGGCACGGCCTGTATTTTGACGAATGGCCGTCTGAAACTCCGTTTTCAGACGGCCTGCGCTATGCCTGCCTGCCGCGTTTGTCCTATCTTGCTCCCGCCCGTCTGCCCGAAGCGCAAACGCGGGAATGGGCGCAGATCCGTATGCAGGAACACGGCCTGTTTGCCGCGCTCGAACGCCGCCCCGACGGCTTTTGGCACGAAACGGGCAGAATGATGAAGCGCGGCGTGCAGGCTGCCGCTTAG
- a CDS encoding aminodeoxychorismate/anthranilate synthase component II, whose translation MLLFIDNYDSFTYNIVQYFGELGCEVLVRRNDDISVGEIAALAPQYLVIGPGPCSPKEAGVSVEAVRRFAGEIPVLGVCLGHQAIGEAFGGRVVRAKVQMHGKVSPVHHQGGGVFAGLPNPVNCTRYHSLAVERTGLPDCLDVTAWTDDGEIMGLRHKQYAVEGVQFHPEALLTEHGHDMLANFLREFAQFAPQR comes from the coding sequence ATGCTGCTTTTTATCGACAATTACGACAGTTTTACCTACAACATCGTCCAATATTTCGGCGAACTTGGCTGCGAAGTGCTGGTGCGGCGCAATGACGATATTTCCGTCGGCGAAATTGCCGCCCTTGCGCCGCAATATCTCGTTATCGGCCCCGGGCCTTGTTCGCCGAAGGAGGCGGGGGTGTCGGTGGAGGCGGTGCGGCGGTTTGCGGGCGAGATACCTGTTTTGGGTGTGTGCCTCGGCCATCAGGCCATCGGCGAGGCTTTCGGCGGGCGGGTTGTCCGTGCCAAAGTCCAGATGCACGGCAAGGTGTCGCCCGTACACCATCAGGGCGGCGGCGTATTTGCCGGCCTGCCCAATCCCGTAAACTGCACGCGCTACCACAGTTTGGCAGTAGAGCGTACGGGGCTGCCCGACTGTTTGGACGTTACCGCGTGGACGGACGATGGCGAAATCATGGGTTTGCGGCATAAGCAATATGCTGTCGAAGGCGTGCAGTTTCATCCCGAAGCCCTGCTGACCGAACACGGGCACGATATGCTCGCCAATTTCCTGCGCGAATTTGCGCAGTTTGCGCCGCAACGCTAA
- a CDS encoding 3'-5' exonuclease, producing MDGFAQRPLLAEALAAFGRPAAIVDLETTGGSFDTDRITEIAFLRFDGRTVSRYHSLVNPQRPIPPFVRSLTGIGDETVAGSPLFADLAQELLPLLRGCILLAHNSKFDYTFLRREFARCGLAFAAPTLCTVQLSRRLYPQFYKHSLESIIERHGIAAKSRHRAEDDVRAVADYLETALREQGSATFAAHASALVRPKPPAALPADLEQAFHALSDGCGAVLWLDGENRPLHLAAYRHTFSEAAHWLAVSEQAQQAASLRFLPAAGPLHALALKAQLAEQYVCRPSEKPAAAAVPEYLTVRLRSDGHGCVRAKLERLSDGLSAERPYGLFPNKKAAKRALSEWARACGLCPKRLDILPQSHPRGIPCPAAISGGCACLSDGLETHNRRAAEAAHFLPVTGWGRAHTLEITETDAAAGMRVSFVCSGGAMRLADGLWYFDHSLPALLKEKFKKERHNIRICAADGALHGA from the coding sequence ATGGACGGTTTTGCGCAGCGGCCGCTGCTTGCGGAGGCTTTGGCCGCATTCGGGCGGCCGGCGGCAATCGTCGATTTGGAAACCACCGGCGGCAGTTTCGATACCGACCGGATTACCGAAATCGCCTTTTTGCGTTTTGACGGCCGCACGGTTTCCCGTTACCACAGCCTGGTCAATCCGCAGCGGCCGATTCCGCCTTTTGTCCGCTCGCTGACGGGCATCGGCGACGAAACGGTAGCCGGCTCGCCCCTGTTTGCCGATTTGGCGCAAGAACTGCTGCCGCTGTTGCGCGGCTGCATCCTGCTGGCGCACAACAGCAAATTCGACTACACCTTTCTGCGCCGCGAGTTTGCCCGCTGCGGCCTGGCGTTTGCCGCGCCGACGCTGTGTACTGTGCAGCTTTCGCGCCGCCTGTACCCGCAGTTTTACAAACACAGCCTTGAAAGCATTATCGAACGCCACGGTATTGCCGCCAAATCGCGCCACCGCGCCGAAGACGATGTGCGGGCTGTGGCGGATTATCTGGAAACCGCCCTGCGTGAACAGGGTTCGGCCACGTTTGCGGCACATGCCTCCGCCCTGGTGCGTCCGAAGCCGCCTGCCGCGCTGCCTGCGGATTTGGAGCAGGCGTTTCACGCGCTCTCCGACGGCTGCGGCGCGGTGCTGTGGCTGGACGGGGAAAACCGGCCGCTGCATCTGGCGGCATACCGCCACACATTTTCCGAAGCGGCGCATTGGCTGGCTGTATCGGAGCAGGCGCAGCAGGCGGCTTCGCTGCGTTTTCTGCCTGCCGCAGGGCCGTTGCACGCGCTGGCCTTAAAGGCGCAACTGGCGGAACAATACGTTTGCAGGCCGTCTGAAAAGCCGGCGGCTGCGGCAGTACCGGAATATCTGACCGTGCGGCTGCGCTCCGACGGACACGGCTGCGTGCGGGCAAAATTGGAGCGGCTTTCAGACGGCCTGTCCGCCGAAAGGCCGTACGGGCTGTTTCCAAACAAAAAGGCGGCAAAACGGGCTTTGTCCGAATGGGCGCGGGCATGCGGCCTGTGTCCGAAAAGGCTGGACATCCTGCCGCAAAGCCATCCGCGCGGCATTCCCTGCCCCGCCGCCATATCGGGCGGCTGCGCCTGCCTTTCAGACGGCCTCGAAACACACAACCGCCGCGCTGCCGAAGCGGCACATTTTCTGCCTGTAACCGGTTGGGGGCGGGCGCATACGCTGGAAATCACGGAAACCGATGCCGCCGCAGGAATGCGGGTATCGTTTGTCTGCTCGGGCGGTGCGATGCGGCTTGCCGATGGTTTATGGTATTTCGATCATTCCCTGCCCGCGCTGCTGAAAGAAAAATTCAAAAAAGAAAGGCACAATATCCGCATTTGCGCAGCAGACGGGGCATTGCACGGTGCATAA
- a CDS encoding DUF4124 domain-containing protein, with the protein MHITPIAKVLLLGGFLVSGSLYAKEIYRWKDKGGYNKYSDVPRGLKPTQSTIINVRTHKVTPPADSTVQPSPVTTVGDPNATPSLADQQAAVNAKIAEENKAAEQRNKEIEEQNKQAAEANCKTAQMNLSYAQTAKTDKREALIQRFNQDVSKYCR; encoded by the coding sequence ATGCACATTACTCCTATTGCAAAAGTCCTGTTGTTGGGTGGTTTTCTGGTGTCGGGCAGCCTGTATGCCAAAGAGATTTACCGCTGGAAAGACAAAGGCGGCTACAACAAATACTCCGACGTGCCGCGCGGCCTCAAGCCTACGCAGTCCACCATCATAAACGTACGCACCCATAAAGTTACCCCGCCTGCCGACTCTACCGTACAGCCTTCTCCGGTAACCACCGTCGGCGACCCGAATGCCACACCTTCGCTGGCCGACCAGCAGGCTGCGGTAAACGCGAAAATCGCCGAGGAAAACAAAGCTGCGGAACAGCGCAACAAAGAAATCGAAGAGCAGAACAAGCAGGCGGCGGAAGCCAACTGCAAAACCGCGCAAATGAATCTGTCGTACGCCCAAACCGCGAAAACCGACAAGCGCGAAGCCCTGATCCAACGCTTCAACCAGGATGTTTCCAAATACTGCAGATAA